In one window of Burkholderia multivorans ATCC BAA-247 DNA:
- a CDS encoding DUF2795 domain-containing protein, producing the protein MTSRQHTGHEHSHSRAHEGERTQQDHDKGGHQTGHGKPPSPIDVQKALKGLDYPASKSDVVECAERSHADPDVLEMLKQIPDREYETPASVSKELGRLM; encoded by the coding sequence ATGACATCCCGACAACATACGGGTCACGAGCACAGCCACTCGCGCGCGCACGAAGGCGAGCGCACGCAGCAGGATCACGACAAGGGCGGGCACCAGACCGGGCACGGCAAGCCGCCGAGCCCGATCGACGTGCAGAAGGCGCTGAAGGGGCTCGACTATCCGGCGAGCAAGTCGGACGTCGTCGAGTGCGCGGAGCGCTCGCACGCGGATCCGGACGTGCTGGAGATGCTCAAGCAAATCCCCGATCGCGAGTACGAAACGCCGGCGTCGGTCTCGAAGGAACTGGGCCGGCTGATGTAA
- a CDS encoding SDR family oxidoreductase yields the protein MNCMLKPVGEQTIVITGATSGIGLVTARKAARRGAKLVLFARNADALNTLCEEIRQHGGLAVPVAGDVANIEDLQRAAAQAVETYGGFDTWVNNAGVSIFGTAATVPLEDQRRLFDTNYWGVVHGSLVAADHFRRQNDLRGGAIINMGSEASDAPLPLQSAYVASKHAVKGFTDSLRLELESDRLPVSVTLIKPAAMDTMFVMHAKNYMNVEPKLPPPIYDPELVADAILFAAAHPRRTLFVGGAAKLTSASAYHAPRLFDRLAATLFSRGQRTVRPARPRDDNALYESRHALHEREGMEGPVLRSCAYNTVVQRPKVASAVALTAAALLFAAVARSRRAAA from the coding sequence ATGAACTGCATGCTCAAACCGGTCGGCGAGCAGACGATCGTGATCACCGGCGCGACGAGCGGCATCGGCCTCGTAACGGCGCGCAAGGCGGCACGGCGCGGCGCGAAGCTCGTGCTGTTCGCGCGCAACGCGGACGCGCTCAACACGCTCTGCGAAGAAATCCGCCAGCACGGCGGTCTCGCGGTGCCGGTCGCCGGCGACGTCGCGAACATCGAGGATCTGCAGCGCGCGGCCGCGCAGGCGGTCGAGACGTACGGCGGCTTCGATACCTGGGTCAACAACGCGGGCGTGTCGATTTTCGGCACCGCGGCGACGGTGCCGCTCGAGGATCAGCGGCGCCTGTTCGACACGAACTACTGGGGTGTCGTGCATGGCTCGCTCGTGGCGGCCGACCATTTCCGTCGCCAGAACGACCTGCGCGGCGGCGCGATCATCAACATGGGCAGCGAGGCGTCCGACGCGCCGCTGCCGCTGCAGAGCGCGTACGTCGCGTCGAAGCACGCGGTGAAGGGGTTTACCGATTCGCTGCGGCTCGAACTGGAGTCGGACCGGCTGCCGGTGTCCGTGACGCTGATCAAGCCGGCCGCGATGGACACGATGTTCGTGATGCACGCGAAGAACTACATGAACGTCGAGCCGAAGCTGCCGCCGCCGATCTACGACCCCGAACTCGTCGCCGACGCGATCCTGTTCGCGGCCGCGCATCCGCGCCGCACGCTGTTCGTCGGCGGTGCCGCAAAGCTGACGTCGGCGAGCGCGTATCACGCGCCGCGGCTGTTCGACCGGCTCGCGGCGACGCTGTTCTCGCGCGGCCAGCGCACGGTGCGGCCGGCGCGGCCGCGCGACGACAACGCGCTCTACGAGTCGCGTCATGCGCTGCACGAGCGCGAAGGCATGGAAGGGCCGGTGCTGCGCTCGTGCGCGTACAACACGGTCGTGCAGCGTCCGAAGGTCGCGAGCGCCGTTGCGCTGACCGCGGCCGCGCTGCTGTTCGCGGCCGTCGCGCGGTCGCGCCGCGCCGCGGCGTGA